From the genome of Candidatus Nitrosocosmicus oleophilus, one region includes:
- a CDS encoding hybrid sensor histidine kinase/response regulator — MEFNLDKIFEGSDQQQVDIFLNSYYSFLFLKKNSFYDFLKANTDTNSPAIRLLISCKDGDQYDSIVDFFKPFKNVQVKNVLSSAEPTEHMITIITNQNLVSFFKIDYNTDKRMFTCKLSDSLTGDIVTFFYTLFVNIWSTIDKNIILEKRNIFQQDFVDIASHQLRNPILPIIGFSKTLKSKIEDPDMLDYLNIIIKNAEKLKNIANDILDISKIEANPLKLDFEIFDLCELLEIIARDYNQFSNKDSSGIRILFQGRPNVFIEADKEYIKQAFENILNNSYFFTKKNEGNKIIISVFENDDDFYANVLIEDEGPGIPDDDPERIFTKFYPNSGGAGLGLFISKKIVEIHGGSVVVGNRIDDIGAKFLIKIPLKGTNVPGQPDYNKSTDGLKLLIIDDFSENLETVKESILSLGYDIDHFEDPYNAIERFVPGKYSLVFLGINVKGLDGFDLYDDLKKRDKKIKGYFMSSSKINKEAMEFLNNNMMYDHFIYKPLSLNAFVKILRNEQVN; from the coding sequence TTGGAATTCAACTTAGATAAGATATTCGAAGGGTCTGATCAACAACAGGTTGATATTTTTTTAAATTCCTATTATTCATTTCTTTTTTTAAAAAAGAATTCATTCTACGATTTTTTAAAAGCAAATACTGATACGAATTCACCTGCAATACGACTGTTGATTTCATGTAAAGATGGCGATCAATATGATTCGATAGTGGATTTTTTCAAGCCTTTTAAGAATGTACAAGTAAAAAATGTCTTATCATCAGCCGAACCCACTGAACACATGATTACAATTATTACTAACCAAAATCTAGTTTCTTTTTTTAAAATAGATTACAATACTGATAAGCGAATGTTTACCTGTAAGTTATCCGATTCGCTTACAGGTGATATTGTTACTTTTTTCTATACTCTTTTTGTCAATATTTGGAGCACAATTGATAAGAATATCATCCTCGAAAAACGCAATATTTTTCAACAAGATTTTGTTGATATTGCTTCCCATCAATTAAGAAATCCTATATTACCTATCATAGGATTTTCTAAAACACTAAAATCAAAAATTGAAGACCCTGATATGTTGGATTATCTCAATATTATTATAAAGAATGCTGAAAAACTGAAAAATATTGCAAATGATATTCTGGATATCTCTAAAATTGAAGCAAATCCACTGAAATTAGATTTTGAAATTTTTGATCTATGCGAACTTTTGGAGATTATTGCTAGAGATTATAATCAATTTTCAAACAAAGACTCTTCGGGTATTCGGATACTTTTTCAAGGACGTCCTAATGTGTTTATAGAGGCTGATAAGGAATACATTAAACAAGCATTTGAGAACATTCTAAATAATTCTTATTTTTTTACAAAAAAGAATGAAGGGAATAAGATTATTATCAGTGTCTTTGAGAACGACGATGATTTCTATGCTAATGTATTAATAGAAGATGAAGGACCTGGTATTCCAGATGATGATCCAGAAAGAATCTTTACCAAATTCTATCCAAATTCTGGAGGAGCCGGACTTGGATTGTTCATTTCAAAAAAGATTGTGGAAATCCATGGGGGGAGTGTTGTTGTTGGAAATAGGATAGACGACATTGGAGCAAAATTTCTTATTAAAATCCCATTGAAAGGGACAAATGTTCCTGGTCAACCCGACTACAATAAATCCACCGATGGTCTTAAACTCTTAATTATTGACGATTTTTCAGAAAATCTGGAAACGGTTAAAGAATCGATCTTGAGTTTGGGATACGATATTGATCATTTTGAAGATCCCTATAATGCGATAGAAAGATTTGTTCCGGGAAAATATTCATTGGTTTTCTTAGGTATTAATGTCAAAGGACTAGACGGCTTTGACTTATATGATGATCTAAAAAAGAGAGATAAGAAAATTAAGGGTTATTTTATGTCCTCTAGTAAAATAAACAAGGAAGCTATGGAATTTTTGAATAATAATATGATGTATGATCACTTTATTTATAAACCACTTTCTCTCAATGCATTTGTAAAAATTCTACGAAATGAACAAGTGAATTAA
- a CDS encoding pelota family protein — translation MKFTKLKDSENKMVLTLEEPDDLFSLRRVIDIGDSIIADTTRVIKQDNEYSRPDKGERIKIRIILRIEKISFDDAIDRLKISGVIITSNNENIPKGLHHSINVKINDTIILEKSNWNENYIKILSKSALEFKYLFISIDSQETAIAKLTGTNLKITPNIHSGKSGKRYVTDQRNVLNNKIYFENIRTALDIYLEEHGIKIVIFGPGETKRRFLNHLREKNEAYQDKDFTIAEGIETAGEDGIYVFLRSEAMKDLMSSSKIAMVSTILDRVMQQINNGEKKYAMGIKETKYAHSLNAIDSLVYSDKVFSEIKEDEFIKLLNDMEHNNVKIYATDSTTDIGLRVSSLGGIIALLRYRIN, via the coding sequence ATGAAATTTACCAAATTAAAGGATTCAGAAAACAAAATGGTCTTAACCTTAGAAGAACCAGATGATCTTTTCAGCCTAAGAAGAGTAATAGATATAGGAGACAGCATTATTGCCGATACTACTAGGGTAATAAAACAGGATAATGAATACTCTAGACCAGATAAAGGAGAAAGAATTAAGATCAGGATAATCTTAAGAATAGAAAAAATTAGTTTTGATGATGCAATCGACAGATTAAAGATATCAGGAGTAATAATTACTTCAAACAATGAAAACATACCCAAGGGTTTGCATCATTCTATTAACGTAAAAATCAATGATACGATCATCTTAGAAAAATCAAATTGGAATGAAAACTATATAAAAATACTATCAAAGTCGGCTCTTGAATTTAAATATTTATTTATCTCAATAGACTCACAAGAGACAGCTATTGCAAAATTAACTGGAACTAATTTGAAAATAACTCCTAACATACATTCCGGAAAGAGTGGTAAGAGATACGTTACTGATCAAAGGAATGTGTTAAATAATAAGATCTATTTTGAGAATATAAGAACTGCCTTGGATATTTATTTGGAAGAACATGGAATCAAAATAGTAATATTTGGTCCTGGAGAGACAAAGAGAAGATTCCTTAATCATCTAAGGGAAAAAAATGAAGCCTATCAAGACAAAGATTTTACTATAGCGGAGGGTATTGAAACGGCTGGTGAAGACGGGATTTATGTATTTTTGAGATCAGAAGCCATGAAGGATCTTATGTCCAGTAGCAAAATTGCCATGGTTTCTACGATTCTAGATAGAGTTATGCAACAAATAAACAACGGAGAGAAAAAATATGCAATGGGAATAAAAGAGACAAAATACGCTCATTCTTTAAATGCAATTGATTCGCTGGTTTATTCTGATAAGGTATTTTCAGAAATAAAAGAAGACGAGTTCATAAAACTACTAAACGATATGGAACATAATAACGTAAAAATTTATGCAACTGATTCAACTACCGATATAGGGTTAAGGGTGTCATCACTAGGTGGAATAATTGCATTATTGAGGTACCGGATAAATTGA
- a CDS encoding lysylphosphatidylglycerol synthase transmembrane domain-containing protein, protein MNWRVIFILVSVIPIMLIFLFTPVSLNDVLSVGIIPFLLSFLATMVRIFLQAIRFYYFVRKFIGKNVSSFWKIIFARLAGEFVTQTTPSYIGGELVRIAFLTKSGVPAGRAAWVTTMEIIADVFVGTILAFIAGFVAIANGSMFIGMLIIAIAAPTFGFWFFILIYSAKKNIRLPSFSLRLAKKFISEQKAQRGINSVNKALDDLCIMSRENFSSFKSVKIFSVGIAITVVAFIFQGLSFLVLTHSVDIYIGLFLSFMATASSTILGTLPITIGGSGLAEWGLWAYINQLNNVSQIGNIINDIDQLNVIIAWRIASYYLPLVIMWIALMRVALGTNYSKPTPPSSTSTTPDSRAD, encoded by the coding sequence TTGAATTGGCGAGTAATTTTCATTCTTGTAAGTGTTATACCTATAATGCTTATTTTTCTATTTACTCCAGTTTCGCTAAATGATGTTTTATCTGTAGGTATTATCCCTTTTTTACTTTCTTTTCTTGCAACAATGGTGAGAATTTTTCTTCAAGCGATTAGGTTTTATTATTTTGTTCGAAAATTCATTGGAAAGAATGTCAGTTCATTTTGGAAAATTATTTTCGCCCGGTTAGCTGGAGAGTTTGTAACTCAAACTACTCCTTCTTATATTGGTGGGGAACTAGTTCGAATCGCTTTTTTAACCAAAAGTGGTGTGCCAGCGGGACGAGCAGCCTGGGTTACTACCATGGAAATTATTGCCGATGTATTTGTTGGTACAATTTTAGCTTTTATCGCTGGATTTGTTGCAATAGCTAACGGCTCCATGTTTATTGGTATGCTAATTATTGCGATCGCTGCCCCTACATTTGGATTCTGGTTTTTTATCTTGATATATTCAGCAAAAAAAAATATACGATTACCTTCATTTTCATTAAGATTGGCGAAAAAATTTATTTCAGAACAAAAAGCTCAACGGGGGATTAATTCTGTTAATAAAGCATTGGATGATTTGTGCATAATGAGCAGAGAAAACTTTAGTTCATTTAAATCTGTAAAAATATTTTCAGTGGGCATTGCAATTACAGTGGTCGCATTTATTTTCCAAGGTCTTTCATTTCTAGTTTTAACACATTCCGTAGATATTTACATAGGTCTATTTTTGTCGTTTATGGCTACGGCCTCTTCCACAATTTTGGGTACCCTTCCCATCACAATAGGAGGTTCCGGCTTAGCCGAGTGGGGATTATGGGCATATATCAATCAACTGAATAACGTTTCGCAAATTGGTAATATAATAAATGATATCGATCAATTAAACGTCATAATTGCATGGAGGATTGCTTCTTACTATTTGCCGTTAGTGATAATGTGGATTGCATTGATGAGGGTAGCATTGGGAACTAATTATTCAAAACCTACCCCACCCTCATCCACTTCCACTACACCTGACAGTCGAGCTGATTGA
- a CDS encoding homoserine kinase, with translation MKKEKYEIVAKYIECTATASASTANLGPGYDVFGLGLDVLQDTVSIKIERKTIANKNNVKIIMNGDLGKSIPNDLDSNSAGKVAKKIISDYNLYNYNCLIEIRKNIPPGYGMGSSAASAVATAVSLNALFGLNIDDTKLLDYSAEGELASAGVKHFDNVAGSLFGNFVIVKTHPKLEFIRIDSPNNLFMVICVPLIQVPKMKTEFSRKVIPQQVPLQKMVHNVANACSVVAGFYRKDVGMICNGINDCIIEPARQKLIPGYEKIKKRSLEEGAMAFTISGAGPSTVAFLDSSKKGLRISEVMEEEYDKINIKCKTFMSKSGNGSRIVSLK, from the coding sequence ATGAAAAAAGAAAAGTATGAAATTGTAGCTAAATATATAGAATGCACAGCTACTGCATCTGCATCAACTGCAAATTTGGGTCCAGGATATGATGTATTTGGGCTAGGTTTGGATGTACTACAGGATACAGTATCCATCAAAATAGAGAGAAAAACAATAGCAAACAAGAACAATGTAAAAATAATAATGAATGGTGATCTGGGCAAAAGTATTCCAAATGATCTTGACTCCAATTCTGCAGGCAAGGTAGCAAAAAAAATTATCTCAGATTATAATTTATATAATTACAACTGTTTAATTGAAATTAGAAAAAATATTCCACCTGGTTATGGGATGGGAAGTAGTGCCGCATCAGCAGTAGCAACTGCAGTTTCACTAAATGCATTATTTGGACTGAATATTGATGATACCAAATTACTAGATTATTCTGCCGAAGGCGAACTTGCAAGTGCAGGTGTAAAGCATTTCGATAATGTCGCAGGCTCGCTTTTTGGAAATTTTGTAATAGTTAAGACTCATCCAAAATTAGAATTTATCAGGATAGATTCGCCAAATAATCTATTTATGGTTATATGCGTACCACTTATTCAAGTTCCTAAAATGAAGACGGAGTTTTCAAGAAAAGTTATTCCTCAACAAGTACCTTTACAAAAAATGGTTCATAATGTAGCTAATGCATGTTCCGTAGTTGCAGGTTTTTATCGCAAGGATGTAGGAATGATTTGTAATGGTATAAACGATTGTATTATAGAACCTGCCAGACAGAAATTGATCCCAGGATATGAAAAAATAAAGAAAAGATCTTTAGAAGAGGGAGCAATGGCTTTTACCATTAGTGGAGCTGGTCCTTCTACAGTAGCTTTTTTAGATTCAAGCAAGAAGGGGCTGCGCATATCAGAAGTCATGGAAGAGGAATATGATAAAATAAATATTAAATGTAAAACATTTATGTCTAAATCCGGTAATGGATCAAGAATAGTTTCGTTGAAATGA
- the tes gene encoding tetraether lipid synthase Tes codes for MDLIQISNLTSKTIGSKRTIRYTQSICPDCNMILDAEVFEREGKVFMTKTCPSHGECEELYFGSYEMYKKFSTYWMDGKGAQAPNVMVDKCACPTNCGLCTNHLSHSGLANIIVTNRCDLTCWYCFFYVKKGLEGAYLYEPSHEQVRAMMKTLKAEKPIAGNSIQITGGEPMLRDDITELIQIMKEEGVDHVQLNTNGIKLALSPETMRQVRMSGVSNLYLSFDGVTARTNPKNHWEVPYTLESARKCGMTVVFVPTVIKSINDHELGGIIRFAQKNMDVVHAVNFQPVSLTGRMSKKEREKYRITIPDCIERIEEQTNGEISKDGWFPVPSCMPLTNVIEAFSKKPKYELSIHFACGAGTYVFEDVQTKKLTPLTSFVDIKGLLEYFEEKTEEIKSGSNRYWTMLEVIRKLNQFVDRSKQPYGLDLGRMFSSILLKQNFDSVGSWHVRSLFLGMMHFQDKYNEDLERLQRCDIHYLTPDLRIVPFCAFNVIPEWYRDRIQKKYSVPVEDWEKEHGQTLEAGLYRGIMRKGKPEAQMGCAMSEMHKAAAEAESNEEHRGVELRNGMAGA; via the coding sequence ATGGATCTAATACAAATTTCCAATTTAACTAGTAAAACTATTGGTTCTAAACGTACCATTAGATATACTCAAAGTATATGCCCAGATTGCAATATGATTCTAGACGCTGAGGTCTTTGAAAGAGAAGGCAAAGTTTTCATGACAAAAACCTGTCCTAGCCATGGTGAGTGTGAGGAATTGTACTTTGGCTCTTATGAAATGTATAAGAAATTTAGTACCTATTGGATGGATGGAAAAGGTGCACAAGCTCCAAATGTGATGGTTGATAAATGTGCCTGCCCTACTAATTGTGGGTTATGTACTAACCATCTTTCACATTCTGGTTTAGCAAATATTATAGTCACTAATAGGTGTGATCTTACCTGCTGGTATTGCTTCTTTTATGTTAAAAAGGGATTAGAGGGCGCTTATCTCTATGAACCTTCACATGAACAAGTACGCGCGATGATGAAAACTCTAAAGGCTGAGAAACCTATAGCAGGCAACTCTATTCAAATTACAGGTGGTGAGCCAATGTTAAGAGACGACATTACAGAACTTATCCAAATAATGAAAGAAGAGGGTGTCGATCACGTACAACTCAACACCAACGGCATAAAACTTGCACTTTCACCAGAAACAATGAGACAAGTTCGAATGTCTGGCGTCAGTAATCTCTATTTGTCATTTGATGGAGTGACGGCTAGAACAAATCCTAAAAACCATTGGGAAGTTCCATACACGCTAGAATCAGCAAGGAAGTGTGGAATGACTGTTGTTTTTGTTCCAACCGTAATAAAATCTATTAATGATCATGAATTAGGTGGCATAATACGATTTGCTCAAAAAAATATGGATGTAGTACATGCTGTAAATTTCCAGCCTGTTTCATTAACTGGTAGAATGAGCAAAAAAGAACGAGAAAAGTATAGAATTACAATACCTGATTGCATAGAACGAATTGAAGAACAAACTAACGGTGAAATATCAAAAGATGGTTGGTTTCCGGTTCCATCCTGTATGCCTTTAACAAATGTGATTGAGGCATTTAGCAAGAAACCAAAGTATGAATTATCCATCCACTTTGCATGTGGTGCTGGAACATACGTTTTTGAAGATGTTCAAACAAAGAAACTGACACCTTTAACGTCTTTTGTTGATATAAAAGGCCTCTTAGAGTATTTCGAAGAAAAAACTGAAGAGATTAAATCAGGTTCGAATAGGTATTGGACCATGTTGGAAGTAATACGAAAGCTTAACCAGTTTGTAGATCGTAGTAAACAACCATACGGGCTTGATTTAGGACGCATGTTTTCGAGTATTCTTCTCAAACAGAACTTTGATTCTGTAGGTTCATGGCATGTACGATCATTATTCTTAGGCATGATGCATTTCCAAGATAAGTATAACGAGGATCTAGAGAGATTACAGAGATGTGACATTCACTATTTGACTCCCGATTTGCGTATAGTACCATTTTGTGCATTTAATGTAATACCTGAATGGTACCGGGATAGGATACAGAAGAAATACAGTGTACCAGTAGAAGATTGGGAAAAAGAACATGGACAGACATTAGAAGCTGGGTTGTATCGCGGTATTATGAGAAAGGGCAAACCAGAGGCTCAAATGGGATGTGCAATGTCTGAGATGCATAAGGCAGCCGCAGAAGCAGAATCCAATGAGGAACATCGAGGAGTTGAGCTCCGAAATGGAATGGCTGGTGCATGA
- a CDS encoding enoyl-CoA hydratase-related protein: protein MKYIQIDLLNEIAILRINRPEALNAMNLDVIFELARAIDIISADEGIKVLVITGAGERSFCAGADISYMVNIDAVTAEKYASSAQSVLNKIEKMEKPVIAAINGFALGGGCELSLVCDIRIASENAKIGQPEVTIGIPPGWGGTQRLLRVVGPAKAKEMIFTGKMITAHEAATIGLVNQVISLSDEEKSNLDPSVDQNNEKEKSIALSKLLNKKLLEHCITFAREITKNSFNAVRISKMLINKGMDADIDTGLRLEIYGWALCFAHEDRQKMMGAFLNKNTKK from the coding sequence ATGAAATATATTCAAATAGATTTACTTAATGAAATTGCAATATTAAGGATAAATAGACCTGAAGCTTTGAATGCAATGAATCTTGACGTAATATTTGAACTGGCCAGAGCAATCGACATAATTTCTGCAGATGAGGGGATCAAGGTGCTAGTAATTACCGGAGCTGGAGAACGATCTTTCTGTGCTGGCGCTGACATTTCATACATGGTAAATATTGACGCCGTAACTGCTGAAAAATATGCCTCATCTGCACAATCCGTGCTAAATAAAATTGAAAAGATGGAGAAACCTGTAATTGCTGCAATAAATGGCTTTGCACTTGGTGGCGGATGTGAACTATCATTAGTTTGTGATATAAGGATCGCATCCGAAAATGCAAAGATTGGTCAACCAGAAGTAACTATTGGTATTCCTCCTGGATGGGGCGGTACTCAGCGACTACTTAGGGTAGTTGGACCCGCAAAAGCCAAAGAAATGATTTTTACCGGCAAAATGATTACCGCACATGAAGCTGCCACTATTGGATTGGTTAACCAAGTTATTTCCTTATCAGATGAGGAAAAGTCTAATTTAGATCCATCTGTCGATCAAAATAATGAAAAGGAGAAAAGTATTGCGCTCTCAAAGTTACTAAATAAAAAACTTTTGGAACATTGTATAACTTTTGCTAGGGAGATCACTAAAAATAGTTTTAATGCTGTAAGAATCAGTAAAATGTTAATTAATAAGGGTATGGATGCGGATATTGATACTGGTTTGCGGCTGGAAATTTATGGTTGGGCTTTGTGTTTTGCTCACGAAGATAGACAGAAAATGATGGGGGCATTCCTCAATAAAAATACTAAAAAGTGA
- a CDS encoding response regulator: MNVLIIEDDDDICQLYSIWLEENRHDYIIAKNYEDGILEYVKSIQQGDEGYESDNNIFDLVVLDYDLPSKDMSSNQNGLHIAKEILELKGDQRIMFASAWPKKAFVEYVSTLKSVPEVLPKPFEKEEFINLAEKINLYDIAKKFTKQLREMKNPNSPDVDIKSLESLFKLMNNARREFLQKDNDKSDDVDFIE, translated from the coding sequence ATGAATGTTCTAATCATTGAGGATGATGATGATATTTGTCAATTGTATTCTATATGGTTAGAAGAAAATCGACATGATTACATTATTGCAAAAAACTATGAAGATGGGATATTAGAATACGTAAAGTCGATTCAACAAGGTGACGAAGGTTATGAATCGGATAATAATATATTCGATTTAGTTGTCCTTGATTACGATTTACCATCAAAAGATATGTCTTCCAATCAAAATGGCTTACATATTGCAAAAGAAATCTTGGAATTAAAAGGCGATCAACGAATAATGTTCGCATCCGCGTGGCCCAAAAAAGCATTCGTCGAATACGTTTCTACTCTAAAAAGTGTACCAGAAGTTCTTCCAAAACCGTTCGAAAAAGAAGAATTCATTAATCTAGCCGAAAAAATTAACTTGTATGATATTGCCAAAAAATTTACCAAACAACTTCGAGAGATGAAAAATCCAAATAGTCCTGATGTTGATATCAAATCGCTTGAATCTTTGTTTAAACTCATGAACAATGCGAGAAGAGAATTTTTGCAAAAAGATAATGATAAAAGCGATGATGTAGATTTTATCGAATGA
- a CDS encoding ATP/GTP-binding protein, with protein MHTIFVTGTAGSGKTLLTSRLLEWYHNNDVSPISINLDPGVSSLPYDPDIDVREFIDFYSIMDDYKLGPNGSLVLANDLISTKIDEIQTQVQELNPDYIIIDTPGQIELFAFRSSGPYFVSNFYSDSKVTLFTIDGTLAISPISFVSLMFLSQSVRLRLNIPQINVLTKRDKIIEQLAEILNWSNSITSLQDSLNLEKDSEQSLLGKDIIKTLYKSGNMLSPIAVSNLTMNGMINLTAALSRILTQGEEEQKHE; from the coding sequence ATGCATACTATATTCGTGACTGGCACGGCAGGTTCAGGGAAAACATTATTGACTTCGAGACTGTTGGAATGGTATCACAACAATGATGTCTCACCAATTTCAATTAATTTGGATCCAGGAGTATCTAGTTTACCGTATGATCCAGATATAGACGTAAGAGAGTTTATTGATTTTTATTCGATAATGGATGATTACAAGTTAGGACCAAATGGGTCATTGGTGTTGGCTAATGACTTGATATCAACAAAAATAGATGAAATCCAAACTCAGGTTCAGGAACTTAATCCTGATTACATAATAATTGATACTCCCGGACAAATAGAGCTGTTTGCTTTCAGATCTAGTGGTCCTTATTTTGTTTCAAATTTTTATTCAGATTCTAAAGTTACACTATTTACCATAGATGGGACATTAGCAATATCTCCAATTAGTTTTGTTTCCTTGATGTTCTTGTCACAATCAGTCAGATTACGTTTAAACATTCCACAGATCAACGTCCTAACGAAACGAGACAAAATAATTGAGCAGTTAGCAGAAATTTTGAATTGGTCCAACTCCATCACCTCACTTCAAGACTCTCTTAATCTAGAAAAAGATTCAGAGCAATCTTTATTGGGTAAGGACATTATAAAAACACTTTATAAAAGTGGAAATATGTTGAGCCCCATTGCAGTATCTAACTTAACTATGAATGGGATGATAAATTTAACTGCAGCATTATCAAGAATATTAACACAAGGTGAGGAGGAGCAGAAACACGAATGA
- a CDS encoding SDR family NAD(P)-dependent oxidoreductase, with protein sequence MTDLLENKIVLITGASSGIGRCIANDFSQFGLKSLILIARNIDRLNESVLSMKERDFEILTLSCDVSKKEEVKRVGDLILERYGYIDVLVNNAGIGIFGKVEKTSIEEIEKVSFTNYFGMIYFTKIFLDSMIRRNSGHIINVASLASSFGIPGMAAYCGSKFAMLGFSESLHRELRKTGVKISVISPIGVKTNFFNNEYFNNKTPMKYMLNPETVSKAVLNSLTSDSFQIFVPTLAGLSVPFKGWFPAIIDSIIESQFRKNFG encoded by the coding sequence TTGACCGACCTACTAGAAAATAAGATAGTCCTTATTACCGGTGCATCAAGCGGAATAGGTAGATGCATTGCAAATGATTTTTCTCAATTTGGTTTGAAATCCTTGATTTTAATTGCCAGAAATATCGATAGACTGAATGAATCGGTTCTATCGATGAAGGAAAGAGACTTTGAAATATTGACACTAAGTTGTGATGTGTCCAAAAAAGAAGAAGTTAAGCGTGTTGGTGATCTGATACTTGAACGATATGGATACATAGATGTTTTAGTCAACAATGCAGGGATTGGCATATTTGGGAAGGTTGAAAAAACGTCCATTGAGGAAATCGAAAAAGTCAGTTTCACTAATTATTTTGGCATGATTTATTTTACAAAAATTTTTCTAGATTCAATGATTAGGAGAAATAGTGGTCACATAATTAATGTTGCTTCCTTAGCTTCTAGTTTTGGTATCCCTGGAATGGCCGCATACTGCGGATCAAAATTTGCAATGTTGGGTTTTTCGGAATCCTTACATCGTGAATTAAGAAAAACAGGCGTAAAGATATCTGTTATAAGTCCAATAGGCGTAAAGACCAATTTTTTTAATAATGAATATTTTAATAATAAAACTCCTATGAAATATATGTTAAACCCAGAAACTGTTTCTAAGGCGGTATTAAACTCGCTTACATCCGATTCATTTCAGATTTTTGTACCCACCTTAGCTGGATTATCCGTGCCATTCAAAGGCTGGTTTCCTGCGATAATTGATTCAATTATTGAGAGCCAATTCCGCAAAAATTTTGGCTGA
- a CDS encoding TrmB family transcriptional regulator, with the protein MEISDKAKKSMESLGLTNYEIRVYTSLLFASSTTASEISKKSGVPYSKIYDVLNSLYVRGWIYSDNQRPQNFFPKSPSNAVEAMMIEMENNLRSNKNVIINELMPIYEKTGLKEKPDIWVVSGLYNIAIKVTEIIRSTKEELLIAIPKIPENVVKSIQPVLRELAEKGVKIIILASDETNNDTVKAMSRVAEVRLKNDMFGGGVIGDSRHVLILLGEGKNDPTTTSSYDTIAIWAEHTGLASFAKDYFHYLWQDAKK; encoded by the coding sequence ATGGAAATTAGCGACAAGGCCAAGAAATCTATGGAAAGCCTTGGATTAACAAACTATGAAATTCGAGTATATACTTCGTTGTTGTTTGCCAGTTCAACTACGGCATCAGAAATCAGCAAGAAATCAGGAGTCCCATACTCAAAAATCTATGATGTCCTAAATAGTCTGTATGTAAGAGGATGGATATATTCGGATAATCAAAGACCACAGAATTTTTTTCCTAAATCCCCATCAAATGCAGTTGAAGCCATGATGATAGAAATGGAGAACAATTTGAGGAGTAATAAAAATGTCATTATCAATGAATTAATGCCGATCTATGAAAAAACAGGATTAAAAGAAAAACCAGATATTTGGGTGGTAAGTGGATTATACAATATAGCAATAAAAGTTACTGAAATAATTCGATCAACAAAAGAAGAGCTCCTAATAGCCATCCCCAAAATTCCAGAGAATGTTGTGAAATCGATTCAGCCAGTACTCCGAGAACTCGCCGAAAAAGGAGTTAAAATTATTATTTTAGCATCAGATGAAACTAATAATGATACCGTAAAGGCAATGTCCAGAGTAGCTGAAGTAAGACTCAAGAATGATATGTTTGGTGGTGGAGTTATAGGAGATTCCAGACATGTATTAATTCTACTTGGAGAAGGAAAAAACGATCCAACAACAACTTCCAGCTATGACACTATAGCCATATGGGCAGAGCATACTGGATTGGCTAGTTTTGCTAAAGATTATTTCCATTATTTGTGGCAAGATGCAAAAAAATAG
- a CDS encoding helix-turn-helix domain-containing protein, with protein MPSSSINAITRMSATLKDLFIYIYDLSPLDMDLLLTLIAHNNKQMTLEDLSKAVNRDKSTVFRSLQKLTGLGICVKESRTLKEGGHFHVYSAISREIFKLETEKRVKELEQSLRRILKKFEDDLEVMLDDVFDTKKKIIK; from the coding sequence ATGCCGTCGTCATCAATTAATGCAATCACTCGTATGAGTGCAACCTTAAAGGATCTTTTTATTTATATCTATGATTTGTCACCACTAGATATGGATTTATTGCTTACCTTAATAGCACATAATAATAAACAAATGACTTTAGAAGATTTGTCTAAAGCTGTAAATCGTGACAAGAGTACGGTATTTAGATCTTTACAAAAATTAACAGGATTGGGAATATGTGTAAAAGAAAGCAGAACTTTGAAAGAAGGAGGACATTTCCATGTGTATTCTGCCATCTCTAGAGAAATATTTAAACTCGAAACAGAAAAACGTGTAAAGGAATTAGAACAGAGCTTAAGAAGAATATTGAAGAAATTTGAAGATGATCTAGAAGTAATGTTGGATGATGTTTTTGACACAAAAAAGAAAATAATAAAGTAG